From the genome of Methanobacterium petrolearium, one region includes:
- the dapF gene encoding diaminopimelate epimerase — translation MSERIVLLFHKMHGLGNDYVVIDESSEELIPEYKKAEVVTSLCRRGFSIGADGVIFVSPSNVADIKFRIFNSDGSEAEMCGNGIRCFGKYVYENDVFKQEKMTVETLGGIKELVLKVERGVVELIRVDMGTASFKTRDVPMISDAEEFVDQELKVGDEPIKLTSISVGNPHAVIFTENMEKIALDHLGPLIENHEAFPERINVHFVSVTGPKEVEMITWERGAGFTMACGTGATSTVISGYRLGLLNKDVLVHLPGGLLQITVYEKDGKLGAFMEGDAVSVFEGIMELEF, via the coding sequence ATGAGTGAAAGGATAGTTCTGCTTTTCCATAAAATGCACGGTCTGGGAAATGACTATGTGGTGATTGATGAATCTTCAGAAGAGTTGATCCCTGAATATAAAAAAGCTGAAGTTGTCACGTCTCTTTGCAGGAGAGGTTTTTCTATAGGTGCTGACGGAGTTATATTCGTATCTCCGTCAAACGTAGCTGACATCAAATTCCGTATATTTAACAGTGATGGGAGTGAAGCCGAGATGTGCGGTAACGGAATCAGATGTTTTGGAAAATACGTCTATGAGAACGATGTTTTTAAACAGGAAAAAATGACTGTTGAAACCCTGGGAGGAATTAAAGAACTAGTTCTAAAAGTTGAAAGAGGTGTTGTGGAACTAATCAGGGTTGATATGGGAACAGCTTCCTTTAAAACCAGAGATGTACCCATGATCAGTGATGCTGAGGAATTTGTTGACCAAGAACTGAAAGTTGGTGATGAACCTATTAAACTCACATCCATTAGTGTTGGAAACCCCCATGCAGTTATTTTCACTGAAAACATGGAAAAAATAGCCTTGGATCATTTGGGTCCTTTGATTGAGAATCATGAAGCATTTCCAGAGAGGATTAACGTCCATTTTGTGAGTGTTACCGGTCCTAAGGAAGTGGAGATGATCACCTGGGAAAGGGGTGCTGGTTTCACCATGGCCTGTGGTACCGGAGCTACCAGCACGGTTATCAGTGGTTATCGTCTGGGTCTTTTGAATAAAGATGTTTTAGTCCACCTTCCAGGTGGATTACTCCAAATAACTGTCTATGAGAAGGATGGTAAGTTGGGTGCATTCATGGAAGGCGATGCTGTTTCAGTGTTCGAAGGAATAATGGAACTTGAATTCTAA
- a CDS encoding aspartate aminotransferase family protein — translation MSLNDWSGNLNDNGVPFIETTPPGPKSMEKIQEAKEYVTSYWTGKKKESFDGWDLPLTVNRVANSLIEDVDGNVYIDLNAGISTANFGYNNPEIWNRAQEIMEEYGVLGIFPSNDYNLPLMIDTSKKLLSTIPNGSQYRVHYACDGTEANEAAIKTAVSYTGRSCVTSFMGSFFGRTVGSLSCMAQKSQDADTFRSLRSNNIYFAEGANCPNCMFCEHPEDCNGYCIEKFLKDRVLTYQVSPEEVAAFIMEPYTTGGLMNPAPVEFLKSAREICDDNGIVLIFDEVQSGMGRSGKMWVHEHHQVMPDIFTSAKSLGGGVSPLSAAFIKDEIMENVPAYHGSTYGGAPISLAGNMSALEYIDKYRLLERVKKLGEVIEKRFSEWTEYMNVWQCRGWGLLKAIDFRDGKDKPMAEYKTQIQNELFKQGIITMSGGQGRYLSILRLIPSFTIPDDQLDTALDIFEGVIKKKNP, via the coding sequence ATGAGTTTAAACGATTGGTCAGGAAATTTAAATGATAATGGAGTCCCATTCATTGAAACAACTCCTCCAGGACCCAAATCTATGGAAAAAATTCAGGAAGCAAAAGAATACGTAACTAGCTACTGGACTGGTAAGAAAAAAGAGTCCTTTGATGGTTGGGATCTTCCTTTAACCGTTAATAGAGTGGCCAATAGCCTCATTGAGGATGTGGATGGAAACGTGTATATCGATTTGAATGCTGGTATTTCCACCGCTAATTTTGGCTACAACAATCCAGAAATCTGGAATCGTGCCCAGGAGATTATGGAAGAATATGGTGTGCTGGGCATTTTCCCTTCCAATGACTACAATTTACCCCTAATGATTGATACAAGCAAAAAATTGCTGTCAACTATCCCCAATGGTTCTCAGTACCGTGTTCATTATGCATGTGACGGTACAGAAGCTAATGAAGCAGCCATCAAAACTGCTGTCAGTTACACCGGGCGAAGTTGTGTGACTTCATTCATGGGGAGTTTTTTCGGTAGAACTGTGGGTTCTTTATCCTGCATGGCCCAGAAATCCCAGGATGCTGATACTTTCCGTTCCCTACGCTCCAACAACATCTACTTTGCCGAGGGTGCCAACTGCCCCAACTGCATGTTCTGTGAACATCCTGAGGACTGCAACGGATATTGCATTGAAAAATTCCTTAAAGACAGAGTTCTGACCTATCAGGTTAGTCCAGAAGAAGTAGCGGCATTCATAATGGAGCCCTATACCACTGGTGGGCTGATGAATCCTGCTCCTGTGGAATTTCTCAAATCTGCCCGGGAGATATGTGACGATAACGGTATTGTCCTGATTTTTGATGAGGTGCAGAGTGGTATGGGTCGCAGTGGGAAGATGTGGGTCCATGAACACCACCAGGTTATGCCTGATATTTTCACCAGTGCCAAATCATTGGGTGGTGGAGTCAGCCCCCTGAGTGCGGCTTTTATAAAAGATGAAATTATGGAAAACGTTCCTGCCTATCATGGATCTACTTATGGTGGCGCTCCGATTTCTTTAGCAGGGAATATGTCCGCCCTGGAGTACATTGATAAGTACAGGCTTCTGGAAAGAGTTAAAAAACTAGGGGAGGTCATTGAAAAACGTTTCAGTGAATGGACTGAATATATGAATGTGTGGCAGTGCCGTGGCTGGGGACTTCTTAAGGCTATTGATTTCCGTGATGGTAAAGATAAACCAATGGCTGAGTATAAGACCCAAATCCAGAATGAACTATTCAAACAAGGAATTATCACCATGTCTGGAGGTCAGGGCCGGTACCTTTCCATATTAAGGTTGATACCATCATTCACAATTCCTGATGATCAATTAGACACAGCATTGGACATTTTTGAAGGGGTTATCAAGAAAAAAAACCCCTGA
- a CDS encoding DUF488 domain-containing protein: protein MIRIKRAYQSPAKKDGYRIMVDRVWPRGVSKQRLKMDAWFKDIAPSHDLRRWVSQNSQKWDEFKNKYQEELKDKSELLNQVIDLEKEKETITLVYTSGNTEHNSAIVLREILDKLKS from the coding sequence ATGATTCGAATAAAAAGAGCCTACCAATCTCCTGCCAAAAAAGATGGTTACAGGATAATGGTGGATCGAGTATGGCCTCGTGGAGTTTCTAAGCAGAGATTAAAAATGGATGCATGGTTTAAAGACATTGCCCCCAGCCACGATCTACGGAGATGGGTATCTCAAAATTCTCAAAAATGGGATGAATTTAAAAACAAATATCAAGAAGAGTTAAAAGACAAATCTGAACTTTTGAACCAGGTAATTGACTTGGAAAAAGAGAAAGAAACAATCACCCTGGTCTATACCTCTGGTAATACAGAACACAACAGTGCGATAGTACTAAGGGAAATTTTAGACAAATTAAAATCCTAA
- the cobJ gene encoding precorrin-3B C(17)-methyltransferase: protein MIKIVGIGPRREDMTIMALQALEEADVVVGYGGYTRKIKDLLEGKNVISKGMGQEVNRAELAIEYSKKGHNVVLVSSGDPGVYGMANVLYQIMGKYSEVEVEVVPGVSAVNYSAALLGAPLHDFAVISLSDILTPLSEIKRKIRAAAEADFVIAFYNPRSKRRTEPFKEALKILLNVRKPETLVGLVKTQNNTPSVKIFPLNQLKEEDVDMNTTLIVGNTFTYSDGENMVTPRGYVLPHSLHPLAYEFYEKYLAGEGNKGPNTSCEYYPCHNHPQNCTFCYCPFYPCGDPSTGGRWIKEKKVWSCEECTWIHQDDTVQCIEAKLPKLLEKTEDLQDNKKELLKLRRECVYLTK from the coding sequence ATGATTAAAATTGTGGGTATTGGTCCTCGAAGGGAGGACATGACTATCATGGCACTGCAGGCCCTTGAAGAGGCAGACGTTGTTGTTGGATATGGAGGTTACACAAGGAAGATAAAGGATCTTCTGGAGGGTAAAAATGTTATCTCCAAAGGGATGGGCCAGGAAGTTAACAGAGCTGAACTTGCCATAGAATATTCTAAAAAAGGCCATAACGTGGTTTTGGTGAGTAGTGGTGACCCTGGAGTTTATGGAATGGCCAATGTACTGTATCAGATTATGGGCAAATATTCTGAAGTTGAGGTAGAGGTTGTACCCGGGGTGTCAGCGGTTAATTATTCTGCCGCTCTTTTAGGTGCACCTTTACACGATTTTGCAGTAATCAGTCTTAGTGATATACTCACTCCACTATCGGAGATTAAAAGAAAGATCCGTGCTGCTGCTGAGGCTGATTTTGTCATTGCTTTTTACAATCCCCGTAGTAAAAGAAGGACTGAACCATTTAAAGAAGCATTGAAAATACTTTTAAATGTTAGAAAGCCAGAAACATTGGTTGGTTTGGTTAAAACCCAGAATAACACTCCTTCAGTCAAAATTTTTCCTCTTAACCAGCTTAAAGAGGAAGATGTGGATATGAACACCACCCTAATTGTGGGTAACACCTTTACTTACTCTGATGGTGAAAATATGGTAACGCCCCGGGGTTATGTTCTTCCCCATTCTCTTCACCCCTTAGCATATGAATTTTACGAAAAATATCTTGCTGGAGAGGGAAATAAGGGGCCGAACACGAGTTGTGAGTACTATCCCTGCCACAATCACCCTCAAAACTGTACTTTCTGTTATTGTCCTTTCTATCCCTGTGGAGACCCATCTACAGGTGGAAGATGGATAAAAGAAAAGAAAGTGTGGAGTTGTGAGGAATGCACATGGATACATCAGGATGATACAGTGCAATGCATAGAGGCCAAGTTACCTAAACTTCTGGAGAAAACAGAAGACCTTCAGGATAATAAGAAAGAGCTTCTTAAATTAAGACGTGAATGTGTTTATCTGACTAAATAA
- a CDS encoding DNA-directed DNA polymerase II small subunit gives MTNNIISKFADAEILLDETAYHKIKNYEDSSHLVDSLIDHLTISSQEMMILTGEVVDNYLGISNGHGKISELAQSKLLPQEFDFEIIKDASHKSYTNGEIKDLSSYFKNRYQKLREMLISKRELSDANSVKEATSLDDVVKIVGMINDIRNTKNNHKIIELEDETGSATVLIHNENHELFEQAERIVKDEVIGVVGSRKGSLIMASELINPGVPRVDEKKMDFGTVFLSDTHIGSSTFLEDAFNRFIRWINGDYGDEEQREIANNVKYIVVAGDIVDGIGVYPSQDKELTIKDIHQQYEEAARLFGDISNVKIIITPGNHDASRLAEPQPAIPEDYAKDLYDLKNAEFLSNPSMVSLDGLKVLIYHGRSFDDMAMTVKGMSHQQSDLIMKELLEKRHLAPIYGERTPLASEIEDHLVIDEIPDVFHTGHVHINSYKRYKGIHLINSGTFQSQTEFQKIYNIVPTCAQVPVLNNGSLKMLDFS, from the coding sequence ATGACCAACAACATCATATCAAAATTCGCAGATGCGGAAATACTTCTAGATGAGACAGCTTATCATAAAATAAAAAATTACGAAGATTCTTCCCATTTAGTAGATTCGCTGATAGATCATCTAACCATATCATCACAGGAGATGATGATTCTCACTGGTGAAGTAGTGGACAATTACTTAGGAATATCAAATGGTCATGGGAAAATTAGTGAACTGGCCCAAAGCAAGTTGTTGCCCCAGGAATTTGATTTTGAAATCATTAAAGATGCTAGCCACAAATCTTACACCAATGGAGAAATAAAAGATCTTTCCAGTTACTTTAAAAACCGTTACCAGAAACTCAGAGAGATGCTCATCAGTAAACGTGAGCTTTCCGATGCCAATTCTGTTAAAGAAGCTACCAGTCTTGACGATGTGGTGAAAATTGTGGGCATGATAAATGACATACGTAACACCAAAAACAACCATAAAATAATAGAACTGGAAGATGAAACTGGCAGTGCAACGGTGTTAATTCACAATGAAAATCATGAACTCTTTGAACAGGCAGAACGAATTGTTAAAGACGAAGTAATTGGTGTGGTTGGAAGTAGAAAGGGAAGTCTCATTATGGCCAGTGAACTCATAAATCCGGGTGTGCCTCGTGTGGATGAGAAAAAAATGGACTTCGGGACGGTTTTTCTAAGTGACACCCATATTGGTAGTTCCACATTCCTTGAAGATGCATTCAACCGGTTTATCCGCTGGATTAACGGAGATTATGGTGATGAAGAGCAACGGGAAATTGCCAACAATGTTAAGTACATAGTGGTGGCTGGTGACATTGTAGATGGGATTGGAGTGTACCCTAGCCAGGATAAAGAATTAACCATAAAAGACATTCACCAGCAATACGAGGAAGCTGCAAGATTATTTGGAGACATAAGTAATGTTAAAATTATCATTACCCCGGGAAACCACGATGCCAGTCGATTAGCCGAACCACAGCCAGCCATACCTGAAGATTATGCCAAAGACCTTTACGATCTGAAAAATGCTGAATTTTTAAGTAATCCTTCTATGGTGAGTTTAGATGGTTTGAAAGTTCTGATCTATCATGGGCGCAGCTTTGATGATATGGCCATGACTGTTAAGGGAATGAGCCACCAACAGTCAGATCTGATTATGAAAGAACTTCTGGAAAAACGACACCTGGCCCCTATCTATGGAGAAAGAACTCCTTTAGCGTCTGAAATTGAGGACCATTTGGTTATTGATGAGATTCCTGATGTTTTTCACACTGGACACGTTCACATTAACAGTTATAAAAGATACAAGGGAATCCACCTTATAAACAGTGGAACCTTCCAGTCCCAGACCGAGTTTCAGAAAATCTACAACATAGTCCCTACCTGTGCACAGGTCCCAGTGCTTAACAATGGCAGCCTAAAAATGCTGGATTTCAGTTAG
- a CDS encoding class II aldolase/adducin family protein yields MNQSPLTLEICETGEYVYSKGLSPGKSGNMSVRSHDTVAITPSGMSLGYMKPEDVVLLSIDGKKLAGRKKPSSEFQLHLDVYKNRKDVQGIVHTHSPYATGFARAGQMIERVEGLKKSEVPFLKMVEYYPPGSMELAASVSNGLNEEDVIILRNHGLVATGSNLFEAALLAEFVEEVAKTQFISRVLSDMEL; encoded by the coding sequence ATGAATCAAAGCCCATTAACACTTGAAATATGTGAAACTGGTGAGTATGTTTACAGTAAAGGCCTTTCTCCAGGTAAATCAGGTAATATGAGTGTCCGATCCCATGACACTGTAGCCATAACCCCCAGTGGAATGTCTCTTGGTTACATGAAACCTGAAGATGTGGTTCTACTCAGTATAGATGGAAAAAAACTTGCCGGGAGAAAAAAACCTTCATCAGAATTTCAACTCCACTTAGATGTCTATAAAAACAGGAAGGATGTTCAGGGAATTGTTCACACCCATTCACCCTACGCAACAGGTTTTGCCCGTGCAGGGCAAATGATAGAACGGGTAGAAGGCCTTAAAAAAAGTGAAGTACCATTTCTAAAAATGGTTGAATATTACCCACCTGGCAGCATGGAACTGGCAGCATCAGTTAGTAACGGTTTAAATGAAGAAGATGTGATTATTTTAAGAAACCATGGATTGGTGGCAACTGGTAGCAACTTATTTGAAGCAGCTCTCCTGGCAGAATTTGTGGAAGAAGTAGCAAAAACCCAGTTTATTTCTCGTGTTTTAAGTGATATGGAGTTATAG
- a CDS encoding UPF0147 family protein, with product MSTESFERCDQILKHIMGDTSVPRNIRRAAEESKNLLSQEDEEPTIRASTVISILDEISNDPNIPIHARTLIWNVLSELESVRE from the coding sequence ATGAGTACAGAATCATTTGAACGTTGTGATCAAATTTTGAAACATATTATGGGAGATACAAGTGTCCCTAGGAATATAAGAAGGGCTGCTGAAGAATCTAAGAATTTATTATCTCAGGAAGACGAAGAACCCACTATACGGGCGAGCACAGTTATTTCGATTTTAGATGAAATAAGCAATGATCCAAACATCCCTATACATGCCAGAACACTTATTTGGAATGTTTTAAGCGAATTAGAGTCTGTTCGTGAGTAA
- a CDS encoding cobalt-precorrin 5A hydrolase, producing the protein MNLAIISVTDEGQKLAEIISSYLENDPTVINVDVFHKNVKKTLQQSFRKYDCWVGIMATGIMVRSICPLIESKFNDPAVLVVGENGKHIISLLSGHMGGANHFAVKLAGLIGAIPVITTATDLNGKIGIDTLAYQYWLNIGPSKLTEKSELIKNINQHLAAGGNVDLFLPQQYTFLENHPLISTSYHTKTWGNSFIRASLCGNDLDLSPKRMVAGVGSRKGVTEDQVFFALRSALQSLHLPVDRLDAIATAEIKSEEKGIERAASKIGLNLEIVPLDDIKNFSHPDCTPSDLVNRKFGIPGVAEPVALIEAGENSRLILRKTAYNGVTVAVAVNEV; encoded by the coding sequence ATGAATCTCGCAATTATTAGTGTCACTGATGAAGGACAGAAACTGGCTGAAATAATATCATCATACCTTGAAAATGATCCAACGGTGATAAATGTTGATGTATTCCATAAAAATGTTAAAAAAACACTACAACAGTCTTTCAGGAAATATGACTGTTGGGTTGGTATTATGGCCACTGGAATCATGGTTAGGAGTATTTGTCCGCTGATTGAATCCAAATTCAATGACCCTGCTGTCTTGGTTGTTGGAGAAAATGGTAAGCACATTATTAGTTTATTGTCTGGTCATATGGGAGGGGCTAATCATTTTGCTGTTAAATTAGCAGGATTAATTGGTGCTATTCCTGTTATAACTACCGCAACAGATTTGAATGGAAAAATAGGTATTGATACTTTAGCATATCAATATTGGCTGAATATTGGTCCAAGTAAACTCACTGAGAAAAGTGAACTTATTAAAAATATTAATCAGCACCTGGCTGCAGGGGGAAATGTGGATCTGTTTTTACCCCAACAATACACGTTTTTAGAGAACCATCCATTGATATCCACATCTTACCATACAAAAACATGGGGGAATTCGTTTATTCGGGCTTCTTTATGTGGGAATGATCTGGATTTAAGTCCTAAAAGGATGGTTGCTGGTGTTGGTAGTAGAAAAGGAGTGACAGAAGATCAAGTTTTTTTTGCCCTCCGTTCAGCTCTTCAAAGTCTTCATTTACCTGTTGATCGGTTAGATGCCATCGCCACTGCTGAAATTAAGAGTGAAGAAAAAGGTATTGAGCGTGCTGCTTCTAAAATTGGGTTAAATTTGGAAATAGTACCCTTGGATGATATTAAAAATTTTTCACATCCTGATTGCACACCATCAGACCTAGTTAATCGAAAGTTTGGTATTCCAGGGGTTGCTGAACCAGTGGCACTTATTGAAGCTGGGGAAAATTCACGTTTGATCCTGAGGAAAACAGCTTACAATGGGGTAACAGTTGCGGTAGCTGTTAATGAAGTTTGA
- a CDS encoding cobalamin biosynthesis protein produces MEIIFFTSLLIIILPFCIDLLTGELPATIHPVVWMGKSIEKFKPVFLTESPIKNRFMGFFMTMFLIFVFVGGFDAVLIISSFNQILYLVLAVLVLSTTFSVKYLLRSACEVGENLSEDLQKGRKSVSFLVSRDTSNLSSQEVVSATIETLTENLTDSVIAPLFYTFIFVLIGLFAVSSSQSVPSEFINHSYQIPILLAVTTGLIYRVVNTLDAMVGYKDPENIDIGWFPARLDDCFNYIPARLTGLLMVVSSFITSLDYKQAWNIMLREAQNTPSPNSGYPMAAAAGALNVQLVKPGVYTLGNSNVPLTNEKIDESIKLSKVTIYLFLMTIVIILLIVLFCSF; encoded by the coding sequence ATGGAAATCATTTTTTTCACGTCATTATTAATCATTATTCTGCCGTTTTGCATTGATTTATTAACAGGTGAATTACCTGCTACCATCCACCCAGTAGTATGGATGGGAAAATCAATTGAAAAATTCAAACCAGTATTTTTAACTGAATCTCCAATTAAAAACAGATTTATGGGATTTTTCATGACTATGTTTCTTATTTTTGTGTTCGTCGGTGGATTTGATGCGGTATTGATTATTTCTTCTTTTAATCAAATTTTGTATTTAGTACTGGCGGTGTTGGTTTTGTCTACAACCTTTTCAGTTAAATATCTGTTAAGATCCGCCTGTGAAGTAGGTGAAAATCTCTCTGAAGATTTACAAAAAGGCAGAAAATCAGTATCATTTCTAGTCAGTAGAGATACATCTAATCTATCATCTCAAGAGGTTGTTTCTGCTACAATTGAAACTTTAACTGAGAATTTAACCGATTCTGTGATAGCTCCCCTATTTTACACTTTCATTTTTGTGTTAATTGGCTTATTTGCAGTTTCATCTTCGCAATCGGTTCCAAGTGAATTCATAAATCATTCATATCAAATTCCCATTCTTTTGGCTGTAACTACAGGATTGATTTATCGTGTGGTCAACACCTTAGATGCTATGGTGGGTTATAAAGACCCAGAAAACATTGACATTGGCTGGTTCCCAGCCAGGTTAGATGATTGTTTTAATTATATTCCTGCCAGACTGACAGGTTTACTTATGGTTGTGTCATCTTTCATCACCAGTTTGGATTATAAACAGGCATGGAATATCATGTTACGTGAAGCTCAAAACACTCCCAGTCCCAACTCCGGATATCCAATGGCTGCTGCTGCTGGAGCTTTAAATGTTCAACTGGTAAAACCAGGAGTTTATACATTGGGTAATTCTAATGTACCATTAACTAACGAAAAAATTGATGAATCCATTAAATTAAGCAAAGTCACAATATATCTGTTTCTGATGACGATTGTGATTATTTTGTTAATTGTTTTATTTTGCAGTTTTTAA
- a CDS encoding orc1/cdc6 family replication initiation protein, with protein sequence MNIFEELGEKQSVFKCKKFLDHRFLPDNLPHREDQIKSVAKYWVEALTNVTPPDVTIYGKTGTGKTAVAKFAKKQLDQISKEKNVNVRVEYIRCTDFTTEYQVIARLCQQMGQDVPYRGWTKAEVINAFRNLFKRNVFGNDLILIIILDEIDILLKNDGDGLLYTLTRTDNVSIASISNFVDFKQFIKPRVRSSLRDREIVFPPYNAQQLVDILNERSDLSFNSGVLQEEVIPLCAALAAKEEGDARYALDLLRTSGELADEKGTEMVYEDYVREAKDQIEHNKVTDIVMTLPSQQQKVLESLIFLTKHKEEITSGRLYDVYKDITKGDSVSYRRIFDFINELEMLGLISTKTVSRGRGKGRTNLITLQCDMELLEDAMWSG encoded by the coding sequence ATGAACATATTTGAGGAATTAGGCGAGAAACAGTCGGTTTTTAAATGTAAAAAATTCTTAGATCACAGATTTTTGCCAGATAATCTTCCTCACAGAGAAGATCAGATTAAATCGGTGGCTAAATATTGGGTTGAAGCATTAACCAATGTAACACCTCCTGATGTGACGATATATGGTAAAACAGGCACAGGTAAAACAGCAGTTGCTAAATTTGCTAAAAAACAGTTGGATCAAATTTCCAAAGAAAAAAATGTTAATGTAAGAGTGGAATACATCCGTTGCACGGATTTCACAACAGAATATCAAGTCATTGCTAGATTATGTCAACAGATGGGTCAAGATGTTCCCTACCGTGGGTGGACCAAAGCAGAAGTTATTAACGCGTTTCGTAATCTTTTCAAGAGGAATGTTTTTGGAAATGATCTAATTTTGATTATAATCCTTGATGAAATCGATATTCTCTTAAAAAATGATGGCGATGGTCTTCTTTACACTCTTACACGAACTGATAATGTTTCCATTGCTTCTATAAGTAACTTCGTTGATTTTAAACAGTTCATTAAACCTAGAGTGCGCAGCAGTCTTCGTGATCGGGAGATTGTATTTCCCCCTTACAATGCACAACAACTGGTGGACATCCTAAATGAACGTTCTGATTTATCTTTCAACAGCGGAGTTCTCCAAGAAGAAGTCATACCCCTCTGTGCAGCACTTGCCGCCAAAGAAGAAGGCGACGCTCGCTATGCTCTTGATTTGTTACGCACATCTGGAGAATTAGCAGATGAAAAAGGAACAGAAATGGTCTATGAAGATTATGTTAGGGAAGCAAAGGATCAGATCGAACACAATAAAGTGACTGACATTGTAATGACCCTTCCCAGTCAGCAGCAGAAAGTCCTGGAGTCACTGATATTCTTAACAAAACATAAAGAAGAAATCACATCAGGCAGACTCTACGATGTGTATAAAGACATAACTAAGGGTGATTCTGTATCATACAGACGAATTTTTGATTTTATCAATGAACTAGAAATGTTAGGACTTATATCAACAAAAACAGTTTCACGTGGAAGGGGTAAGGGAAGAACAAATCTTATTACATTACAATGTGACATGGAGCTATTGGAAGATGCAATGTGGAGTGGTTGA
- the pyrB gene encoding aspartate carbamoyltransferase, whose amino-acid sequence MGFNLKNIISIKDFSKGDIEYILKLAEEMEPVARSQEKSDVLSGSLLGMLFYEASTRTRLSFETAMKRLGGSTVGFAEAGTSSVAKGENLTDTVRIVAEYTDAMVIRHNMEGTARYVSEMVDVPVINAGDGAGQHPTQTLLDLYTMKRILGDIEELHVALVGDLKYGRTVHSLSYALAMFGAKMSFVSPPELKMPREILHDLADAGVSVQETEDIRDVLAYADVLYVTRIQKERFPDPQEYLKIKGAYTIDSQLLRGSEAIVMHPLPRVDEISHDVDNTSYGRYFQQAFYGVPVRMALLKTIIK is encoded by the coding sequence ATGGGGTTCAATTTAAAAAATATAATTTCCATTAAAGACTTTAGTAAGGGGGATATTGAATACATTCTAAAATTAGCAGAAGAAATGGAACCCGTTGCCCGTTCTCAAGAGAAATCTGATGTGCTTTCTGGATCTCTTCTGGGAATGTTGTTTTACGAAGCTTCCACCAGAACTCGCCTTTCATTTGAGACTGCCATGAAACGGTTAGGTGGGAGTACTGTTGGTTTTGCCGAGGCTGGAACAAGTTCTGTTGCTAAAGGTGAAAATTTAACTGACACTGTTCGTATCGTTGCAGAATACACTGATGCAATGGTAATTCGCCATAACATGGAAGGTACAGCCCGTTATGTGTCTGAAATGGTGGACGTTCCTGTGATCAATGCTGGTGATGGTGCAGGGCAACATCCTACCCAGACATTACTGGACTTATACACCATGAAAAGGATTTTAGGTGATATTGAAGAACTGCACGTGGCACTGGTGGGAGATTTGAAGTATGGTAGAACCGTACACTCTCTTTCATATGCACTGGCCATGTTCGGAGCCAAAATGAGTTTTGTGTCACCACCAGAACTTAAAATGCCCCGTGAAATTCTCCATGATCTGGCAGATGCCGGGGTGAGTGTTCAGGAAACAGAGGATATAAGAGATGTTCTGGCTTATGCTGATGTTTTGTATGTTACCAGAATACAGAAAGAAAGATTTCCGGATCCACAGGAATATTTGAAAATAAAAGGAGCTTATACCATTGACTCCCAGCTTCTTAGAGGGAGTGAAGCCATTGTAATGCATCCTCTACCCCGTGTTGATGAAATCTCCCATGACGTGGACAACACATCCTATGGAAGGTACTTCCAACAAGCTTTTTACGGAGTTCCCGTGCGTATGGCTCTGTTAAAAACAATTATCAAATAA